The following coding sequences are from one Polyangia bacterium window:
- the murI gene encoding glutamate racemase, which produces MFDSGFGGLTVLSALLDRLPAYDYLYLGDSARAPYGTRSLNVVLQFTREAVDYLFAQGCPLVVLACNTASAQALRTLQKLDLPRRYPDRRILGVVRPSAEALAALPPGAIPGVTPPSSATGTVAVLGTTGTIASGSYRLELAKLAPGINLIEKACPMWVPLVEAGETAGPGTDYFLHKYLDPILSDASPPSRILLGCTHYPLLLPAIRAIVDPAIEVLTQGAIVAQRLGDWLLRHPEMERRLTRGGGRRYGTTDDPGWFAAQGARVMNAPLRAESVRLLPVT; this is translated from the coding sequence GTGTTTGATTCCGGGTTCGGCGGGTTGACCGTCCTGTCGGCGCTGCTGGATCGCTTGCCGGCGTACGACTATCTCTATCTTGGCGACAGCGCGCGCGCGCCGTATGGGACGCGCAGCTTGAACGTGGTCCTGCAATTCACCCGCGAGGCGGTGGACTACCTGTTCGCGCAGGGCTGTCCGCTGGTGGTGCTGGCGTGCAACACGGCGTCGGCGCAGGCGCTGCGCACGCTGCAAAAGCTCGATCTGCCGCGGCGTTATCCGGATCGCCGCATCCTGGGCGTGGTGCGGCCATCGGCCGAGGCGCTGGCCGCGCTGCCGCCGGGGGCCATTCCGGGGGTCACGCCGCCGTCATCGGCGACGGGGACGGTGGCGGTGCTGGGCACCACCGGCACCATCGCGTCGGGATCGTATCGCCTGGAGCTGGCCAAGCTGGCACCGGGGATCAACCTCATCGAGAAAGCCTGCCCTATGTGGGTGCCGCTGGTCGAGGCGGGCGAGACCGCTGGACCGGGGACCGATTATTTTCTGCACAAGTACCTGGATCCGATCCTGTCCGATGCGTCGCCGCCGTCGCGCATTTTGCTGGGGTGCACGCACTATCCGCTGCTGCTGCCGGCGATCCGGGCCATCGTCGATCCGGCGATCGAGGTGCTGACCCAGGGCGCGATCGTCGCCCAGCGGCTGGGCGATTGGTTGCTGCGCCATCCGGAGATGGAGCGCCGCCTGACCCGCGGCGGCGGCCGGCGCTATGGCACCACCGACGATCCAGGTTGGTTCGCGGCGCAAGGGGCGCGGGTGATGAACGCGCCGCTGCGCGCCGAATCGGTGCGCCTGCTGCCGGTCACCTGA
- a CDS encoding SH3 domain-containing protein gives MIGWSRPKRVVIAATGALLVAAWLATTSAPARADRLDEAWKRGNEAYLHGDYAAAVIAYQSLDREGVVSRDLYFNLGDAFFRLGKLGPAIWSFERAAALDSDDDDARYNLEQARKAVARKTLDRIEGADREAAWIRAALALSPSTETWLFAGLYLAFFAVLFWRRRAGVDARGPFTAGAAILGLASLLTGALLVGRMALDRVPFGVVLPDAVAVKEGADASYKTSFNVHAGLRVRLLDRDQDWQRVRLANGLEGWVRGQDVGRL, from the coding sequence ATGATCGGTTGGTCGCGACCAAAGCGGGTCGTCATCGCTGCGACGGGCGCGTTGCTGGTGGCCGCCTGGCTGGCGACAACGTCGGCGCCGGCGCGCGCCGATCGCCTGGACGAAGCGTGGAAGCGCGGCAACGAAGCCTATCTGCACGGCGACTATGCCGCCGCGGTGATCGCCTATCAGTCGCTGGATCGCGAAGGCGTGGTGTCACGCGATCTGTACTTCAACCTGGGCGACGCCTTCTTTCGCCTGGGGAAACTGGGTCCGGCCATCTGGTCGTTCGAACGCGCCGCCGCCCTGGACAGCGACGACGACGACGCCCGTTACAACCTGGAACAGGCGCGCAAGGCCGTCGCGCGCAAGACCCTGGATCGGATCGAAGGCGCCGATCGCGAGGCAGCCTGGATCCGTGCCGCCCTTGCGCTGTCGCCGTCGACCGAGACCTGGCTCTTCGCCGGCCTTTATCTGGCGTTTTTCGCCGTGCTGTTCTGGCGCCGGCGAGCCGGCGTGGACGCGCGCGGCCCGTTCACCGCCGGCGCGGCGATTTTAGGGCTGGCCTCGCTTTTGACCGGTGCGCTGCTGGTGGGACGAATGGCCCTGGATCGCGTGCCCTTCGGCGTGGTGTTGCCTGACGCGGTGGCGGTGAAGGAAGGCGCCGACGCCAGCTACAAGACCAGCTTCAACGTGCATGCCGGTCTGCGCGTGCGGCTTTTGGATCGCGATCAGGATTGGCAGCGCGTGCGGCTGGCCAACGGCCTTGAAGGCTGGGTGCGCGGCCAGGACGTCGGGCGCCTGTGA
- a CDS encoding ArsC/Spx/MgsR family protein, which produces MNLQLFGTKKCPETRKAERFFRERGIRLHFIDLAQKGMSLGELRSVATRVGGAEKLIDREGRRYLEKGLKYAAPTGPRIEQILIDDSLLLKTPIVREGARATVGYAAEVWQAWIDEEKR; this is translated from the coding sequence ATGAACCTGCAGCTGTTCGGGACCAAGAAGTGCCCCGAGACGCGCAAGGCCGAGCGCTTTTTTCGCGAACGCGGCATCAGGCTGCATTTCATCGATCTGGCGCAAAAGGGCATGTCCCTCGGCGAGCTGCGCAGCGTGGCCACCCGGGTGGGCGGCGCCGAGAAGCTGATCGACCGCGAAGGCAGACGCTATCTGGAAAAAGGCCTGAAATACGCGGCGCCGACCGGGCCACGGATAGAACAGATCCTGATCGACGATTCGCTATTGCTGAAAACCCCCATTGTACGCGAGGGGGCACGCGCTACCGTCGGGTACGCGGCGGAGGTTTGGCAGGCGTGGATCGACGAAGAGAAACGCTAG
- a CDS encoding (2Fe-2S) ferredoxin domain-containing protein, translating to MAEPHFDRHVFICTNRREPGNPKGSCADKGSEAVRDEFKRLLHERGLKGRVRANAAGCLDQCPRGVAVVVYPEQIWYGGVKVEDVAAIVEEHLVGGVPVDRLRMK from the coding sequence ATGGCTGAACCGCACTTTGATCGCCACGTTTTCATCTGCACCAACCGCCGCGAGCCGGGAAATCCCAAGGGCTCGTGCGCGGACAAAGGTTCAGAAGCCGTGCGCGACGAGTTCAAACGCCTGCTGCACGAGCGCGGATTGAAGGGCCGCGTGCGGGCCAACGCCGCCGGCTGCCTGGATCAGTGTCCGCGCGGCGTGGCGGTGGTGGTCTATCCCGAACAGATCTGGTACGGCGGCGTGAAGGTGGAAGACGTCGCCGCCATCGTCGAAGAACACCTGGTCGGCGGCGTCCCCGTCGATCGCCTGCGCATGAAGTAA
- a CDS encoding VWA domain-containing protein translates to MRPNGTAMGVMAAALGLLVGCSSSGAGGAPASNGGGNNGPFGSPPASAGSGSGAVTGTSGSGGTSGSGSFSNVATGGGQDFGAFREALNARRIPSPASLDAAGFFAEHYTTLPAPTCGQTFCLHGMLSVSPDMVHGGQWTLLQLGMNSPIDPSTVTKPPLDLVVVLDRSGSMADAGKMDFAKQGLHLLIDQLGDADTFTLVAFDSTVQTLFGPTGIGANRAQLSTIIDGIQPNGGTDIFDGLQTGYKAALSVGDETQQRRVIFLTDGLPTAGDTNVDQIKAMSAGFNDQHIGLTTIGLGADVDAGLLRDLSEQGGGNFYFVEQPAAGQEVFTQELAFFVAPIAYDLELSIDELPAYTVKQVYGTNLWRASMGGGQVRIPSVFLTSRTSSMPDSTGGRRGGGSAIMAELSPTPAHPTAGQCDVANLHLRYRQPGQTEFQTQDAAIAYQVGDETASPDGFYSTHDIEKNTIILDLFVALRDATAQAAINPRGARDLLAAFQPKFKLRIAGWADADLIDDITILQQYIDVLNALPGVAGTTAPSTAP, encoded by the coding sequence ATGAGACCAAACGGGACGGCAATGGGAGTGATGGCGGCAGCGCTCGGCCTGCTGGTCGGCTGCAGCAGTAGCGGGGCCGGCGGCGCGCCGGCCAGCAACGGGGGCGGCAACAACGGGCCGTTCGGCTCGCCACCAGCCAGCGCCGGCAGCGGCAGCGGTGCGGTCACTGGCACCAGCGGCAGCGGCGGCACCAGCGGCAGCGGCAGCTTCAGCAACGTGGCCACCGGCGGCGGGCAGGACTTCGGCGCCTTTCGCGAAGCGCTGAACGCGCGCCGCATCCCCTCGCCCGCGTCGCTGGACGCCGCCGGCTTCTTCGCCGAGCACTACACCACGCTGCCCGCGCCCACCTGTGGCCAGACCTTCTGCCTGCACGGCATGCTGTCGGTGTCGCCGGACATGGTCCACGGCGGCCAGTGGACGCTGCTGCAACTGGGAATGAACTCGCCGATTGATCCAAGCACGGTGACCAAGCCGCCGCTGGATCTGGTGGTGGTGCTGGATCGCTCGGGTTCGATGGCCGATGCCGGCAAGATGGACTTCGCCAAGCAAGGCTTGCATCTGCTGATCGATCAACTGGGCGACGCCGACACCTTCACGCTGGTGGCCTTCGACAGCACCGTGCAGACGCTGTTCGGCCCCACCGGCATCGGCGCCAACCGCGCGCAGCTCTCCACCATCATCGACGGCATCCAGCCCAACGGCGGCACGGACATCTTCGACGGCCTGCAGACCGGGTACAAAGCCGCGCTGTCCGTCGGTGACGAGACCCAGCAGCGGCGCGTGATCTTCTTGACCGATGGTCTGCCGACGGCCGGCGACACCAACGTTGATCAGATCAAGGCGATGTCCGCCGGCTTCAACGACCAACACATCGGCCTCACCACCATCGGCCTCGGCGCTGACGTCGACGCCGGCCTGCTGCGCGATCTGTCCGAACAGGGCGGCGGCAATTTCTATTTCGTCGAACAGCCCGCCGCCGGGCAGGAAGTCTTCACGCAAGAGCTGGCCTTCTTCGTCGCGCCCATCGCCTACGACCTGGAGCTGTCCATCGACGAGCTGCCGGCCTACACCGTCAAGCAGGTCTACGGCACCAACCTGTGGCGCGCGTCGATGGGCGGCGGCCAGGTGCGGATCCCCAGCGTGTTTTTGACCTCGCGAACCAGCAGCATGCCCGATTCCACCGGCGGTCGGCGCGGCGGCGGCTCGGCGATCATGGCCGAGCTGTCACCGACGCCGGCGCACCCGACCGCCGGTCAGTGCGACGTGGCCAACCTGCACCTGCGCTACCGGCAACCCGGACAGACGGAGTTCCAGACCCAGGACGCCGCCATCGCCTATCAGGTCGGCGACGAGACCGCTTCGCCGGACGGCTTTTACTCCACCCACGACATCGAGAAGAACACGATCATCCTGGACCTGTTCGTGGCCTTGCGCGATGCCACGGCGCAAGCGGCGATCAATCCACGCGGTGCACGCGATCTGCTGGCGGCGTTTCAACCGAAGTTCAAGCTGCGCATCGCCGGCTGGGCGGACGCCGATCTCATCGACGACATCACCATCCTTCAGCAATACATCGACGTGTTGAATGCGCTGCCAGGCGTGGCGGGGACGACGGCACCTTCGACTGCGCCCTAA
- a CDS encoding dihydrodipicolinate synthase family protein has protein sequence MRPEELRGKLRGVIGFPVTPFKSDLSLDLPAYRKNLQEMLKYPFAAVVAAGGTGEVYSLTPAEHLEVVKATVEEARGRVPVIAGTGFNRAIGIGLAQEAARAGADAILALPPYYPNADEEGLAEYYAAIGAATPLAFLVYSRDWVAPSPAWVEKLAAKVPTLTAWKDGQADMRKYHQIINRVGDRLYWIGGAGDDCVPSYYALGIRTYTSSISVVAPKLAIQLHEAAAAGDQASLAKLMSEYVLPLYAFRGARKGYEVTVMKEMMTLAGLQGGAVRPPLPTMRLAELAELKTIVEKWKPVLG, from the coding sequence ATGAGACCAGAAGAGCTGCGCGGAAAACTTCGCGGGGTGATCGGATTTCCGGTCACGCCTTTCAAGAGCGATCTCTCCCTGGACCTGCCGGCCTACCGCAAGAACCTGCAAGAGATGTTGAAGTATCCGTTCGCCGCGGTGGTGGCGGCGGGCGGCACCGGCGAGGTTTACTCGCTGACCCCGGCCGAACACCTGGAGGTGGTGAAGGCCACCGTCGAAGAGGCGCGCGGCCGCGTGCCCGTCATCGCCGGCACCGGCTTCAACCGCGCCATCGGCATCGGTCTGGCGCAAGAGGCGGCGCGCGCCGGCGCCGACGCCATCCTGGCCTTGCCCCCGTACTACCCGAACGCCGACGAGGAAGGCCTGGCCGAGTATTACGCCGCCATCGGCGCCGCCACACCGCTGGCCTTTCTCGTGTACAGCCGCGACTGGGTGGCGCCCAGCCCCGCCTGGGTCGAGAAGCTGGCCGCCAAGGTCCCCACGCTGACGGCGTGGAAGGACGGCCAGGCCGACATGCGCAAGTATCATCAGATCATCAACCGCGTCGGCGATCGCCTGTACTGGATCGGCGGCGCCGGCGACGACTGCGTGCCCAGTTACTATGCCCTGGGGATCCGCACGTACACCTCTAGCATCTCTGTCGTCGCGCCCAAGCTGGCCATTCAACTGCACGAAGCGGCCGCTGCCGGCGACCAGGCCTCGCTGGCCAAGCTGATGAGCGAGTACGTGCTGCCCCTTTACGCCTTCCGCGGCGCGCGCAAAGGGTACGAAGTCACGGTGATGAAAGAAATGATGACCCTGGCGGGCCTGCAAGGCGGCGCGGTCCGCCCCCCCCTGCCCACCATGCGGCTGGCCGAGCTGGCCGAGCTCAAAACCATCGTCGAGAAGTGGAAGCCCGTTCTGGGCTGA
- a CDS encoding benzoate-CoA ligase family protein, protein MPSAEIPVRFNLAHYLADARIDEGQGDRVALLVGERRLTYADVQDQANRVANLLRALGVAMGQRVLIALPDGVEAVAVFLGTLKAGAVVAMVNPELPAADYAKYLSYTQARVLVTDCALATRAEDVIGAAPHLAATVVVGETCPLGRTVVPYGERVAAASVRFTNADTRADDEAVWFFTSGSTGDPRAAVHAHGHFPFSIERYAKRVLEMSAADVVLSASKLYFGYATGMSLLFPFAVGARSVLFPERATPATLFALAARHRPTLLSTVPTMTAKMIDARAETPSPTLPNPFASVRAAVSAGEALPADLFGRWKATFGVEMLEGLGSVEMFHIFICNRAGDARPGCLGRLVPGYDVRLVRPDGSDAADGEIGTLWVSGGSAALRYAGDPEGTARTMVVRDGRRWIVTSDLLRREGDYFYYQGRSDDMLKVGGVYVSPLEVENVLLQHPAVAECAVIGFEDNAGLVKAKAFVVARDGAPSDDELWDELGRFAREHLAAYKIPRRWERCATLPRNDRGKIMRRLLRS, encoded by the coding sequence ATGCCGTCCGCCGAAATCCCCGTGCGTTTCAATCTGGCGCATTACCTGGCGGACGCCCGCATCGACGAAGGCCAGGGCGATCGGGTGGCGCTGCTGGTGGGCGAGCGGCGGCTGACCTACGCCGACGTGCAGGACCAGGCCAACCGGGTGGCCAATCTTCTGCGCGCGCTGGGGGTGGCGATGGGTCAGCGCGTGCTGATCGCGCTGCCTGACGGCGTCGAGGCAGTGGCGGTTTTTTTGGGGACCTTGAAGGCGGGCGCGGTGGTGGCGATGGTGAACCCCGAGCTGCCGGCCGCCGACTATGCCAAGTATCTGTCGTACACCCAGGCGCGGGTGCTGGTCACCGACTGCGCGCTGGCCACGCGCGCCGAGGACGTCATCGGCGCGGCGCCGCACCTGGCGGCGACGGTGGTGGTGGGCGAGACCTGCCCGCTCGGCCGCACGGTGGTGCCCTACGGCGAGCGGGTGGCCGCGGCGTCGGTGCGCTTCACCAACGCCGACACGCGCGCCGACGACGAGGCGGTCTGGTTTTTTACCTCGGGCTCGACCGGCGATCCGCGCGCCGCCGTCCACGCCCACGGACATTTTCCGTTCAGCATCGAACGCTACGCCAAGCGGGTTCTGGAGATGTCCGCCGCCGACGTGGTGCTGTCGGCGTCGAAGCTGTACTTCGGCTACGCCACCGGGATGAGCTTGCTGTTCCCGTTCGCGGTCGGTGCGCGGTCGGTTCTGTTTCCCGAACGGGCCACGCCGGCCACGCTGTTCGCTCTGGCGGCGCGCCATCGCCCGACGCTGCTTTCCACGGTGCCGACGATGACCGCCAAGATGATCGATGCCCGGGCAGAGACCCCGTCGCCGACGCTGCCCAATCCGTTCGCCAGCGTGCGGGCGGCGGTGTCGGCGGGCGAGGCCTTGCCGGCGGATCTGTTCGGACGCTGGAAAGCGACCTTCGGCGTCGAGATGCTGGAAGGCCTCGGTTCGGTCGAGATGTTCCACATCTTCATCTGCAACCGAGCGGGCGACGCGCGGCCCGGCTGTCTTGGGCGCCTGGTGCCGGGGTATGACGTTCGCCTGGTGCGGCCCGACGGCAGCGATGCGGCCGACGGTGAGATCGGCACGTTGTGGGTCAGCGGCGGCTCGGCGGCGCTGCGCTATGCCGGCGATCCCGAGGGCACGGCGCGCACGATGGTGGTACGGGACGGCCGGCGCTGGATTGTCACCAGCGATCTCCTGCGCCGGGAAGGCGACTATTTCTATTATCAAGGCCGCAGCGACGACATGCTGAAGGTGGGCGGCGTCTACGTCTCGCCGCTGGAAGTGGAGAACGTCCTTCTGCAACACCCGGCCGTCGCCGAGTGCGCGGTGATCGGATTTGAGGACAACGCCGGCCTGGTCAAGGCCAAGGCGTTCGTCGTCGCGCGCGACGGCGCGCCTTCTGACGACGAGCTGTGGGACGAGCTTGGTCGGTTCGCCCGCGAGCACCTGGCGGCGTACAAGATTCCGCGCCGCTGGGAACGCTGCGCGACGCTGCCTCGAAATGACCGCGGCAAGATCATGCGCCGCCTTCTGCGCTCATGA
- a CDS encoding transglutaminase family protein, translating to MSITVSLHHKTKYGYDRPVRLEPHVVRLRPAPHCRTTIRAYSLKVQPQKQFLNWQQDPFGNYQARVVFPQEADALTIDVDLIAELTAINPFDFFVEERAEHYPFTYDQGQQIELAPYLLVAPTGPHLSALRSTVEARVCRRGRRTIDVLVDINQQVQRLLRYDVRMEPGVFSPEETLVRGHGSCRDFAWLLVQLLRQLGFAARFVSGYSIQLVADVKPLEGPMGVSHDVTDLHAWTEVFLPGAGWIGFDPTSGLMCGEGHIPLACTADPASAAPVSGGFSWTKRTDEDELKEDFAFEMRVDRLSEQPRVTKPYTEEQWAAIDALGQQIDRDLQASDVRLSMGGEPTFVSIDDPEGAEWNTAATGPAKKRLSDELLRRLQKRFAPGGLLHFGQGKWYPGEPLPRWAMSCYFRKDGQPLWHHPALVAGPGTPAPAAGASRALISAIARNLGVDEDRAIAAYEDAFYYLWRERRLPTNVDPHDARLDDEQDRARLARVFEQGLDAVVGHALPLRAAPAADGSITFHSGPWFLRGERLYLLPGDSPLGLRLPLDSLPWVAPEARTVFYDADPFAPHPPLPRPAPPSVVRLAMPQPARRANGAAATGASAAARSAAANPPALPPARGSSADNLVRTALCVEPRAGKMHVFMPPLESLEAYLRLVAAVEQAASDVNTPVLLEGYPPPRDPRLGNFAVTPDPGVIEVNIHPATSWTDLTANTTALYEEARQTRLGTEKFMLDGRHSGTGGGNHVVLGGATPADSPFLRRPDLLRSFIGYFLNHPSLSYMFSGLFVGPTSQAPRIDEARQESVDELEIAFRQIDERAAGAPTPPWLVDRIFRHLLVDVTGNTHRAELCIDKLFNPDSASGRQGLLELRAFEMPPHARMSLAQQLVLRGLTARFWNKPYRERPIRWGTALHDRFTLPFFVEQDLGEVIDDLRQAGFAFSPDWFAAHHEFRFPSCGSIAARGMTLELRQAIEPWMVLGEEGAVGGTARYVDSSLERLQVSVKGFTDDRFLVACNGRRVPLHPTGTSGQMVAGVRFRAWQPPSALHPRIGVHAPLTFDIIDSWNQRSIGGCTYHVCHPGGLAFDKLPRNALEAESRRAARFFKIGHTPGTPERSVTTRDERASRDFPLTLDLRR from the coding sequence ATGTCGATCACCGTCTCACTTCACCACAAGACCAAGTACGGGTATGACCGGCCGGTGCGTCTTGAACCGCACGTGGTGCGGCTGCGGCCGGCGCCGCACTGTCGGACCACCATTCGCGCTTACTCGCTGAAAGTGCAGCCGCAAAAGCAGTTCCTGAACTGGCAGCAAGATCCCTTCGGCAACTATCAAGCGCGCGTGGTGTTCCCGCAGGAAGCGGACGCGCTGACCATCGACGTTGATCTGATCGCCGAGCTGACGGCGATCAATCCGTTCGATTTCTTCGTCGAGGAACGCGCCGAACACTATCCGTTCACCTACGACCAAGGGCAGCAGATCGAGCTTGCGCCCTATCTGCTGGTGGCGCCGACCGGACCGCATCTGTCGGCCCTGCGCAGCACGGTCGAGGCGCGGGTCTGCCGCCGCGGGCGCCGCACCATCGACGTGCTGGTGGACATCAACCAGCAGGTGCAGCGCCTGCTTCGCTACGACGTACGCATGGAGCCGGGCGTGTTTTCGCCCGAGGAGACCCTGGTCCGCGGGCACGGGTCCTGCCGTGATTTTGCCTGGCTGCTGGTGCAGCTCCTGCGGCAACTCGGTTTCGCCGCGCGCTTTGTTTCAGGGTATTCGATCCAGCTGGTCGCCGACGTCAAACCGCTGGAAGGACCGATGGGCGTCTCCCACGACGTCACCGACCTGCACGCCTGGACCGAGGTGTTTCTGCCCGGCGCGGGCTGGATCGGGTTCGATCCGACCAGTGGCCTCATGTGCGGGGAGGGCCACATCCCGCTGGCCTGCACCGCCGACCCGGCCAGCGCCGCGCCGGTCAGCGGCGGCTTTTCCTGGACCAAGCGCACCGACGAAGACGAGCTGAAGGAAGATTTTGCCTTCGAGATGCGCGTCGATCGCCTGTCCGAACAGCCGCGCGTCACCAAGCCGTACACCGAAGAGCAGTGGGCAGCCATCGATGCCCTGGGCCAGCAGATCGATCGCGACCTGCAAGCCAGCGACGTCCGTCTGTCGATGGGCGGCGAACCCACCTTCGTCTCCATCGACGATCCCGAAGGCGCCGAGTGGAACACCGCCGCGACCGGGCCGGCGAAAAAGCGCCTCTCCGACGAGCTGCTGCGCCGGCTGCAAAAACGGTTCGCCCCCGGCGGCCTGCTCCACTTTGGTCAGGGCAAGTGGTACCCGGGCGAGCCGCTGCCCCGCTGGGCGATGAGCTGTTACTTCCGCAAGGACGGCCAGCCCCTGTGGCATCACCCGGCGCTGGTGGCGGGGCCGGGCACGCCAGCGCCGGCGGCGGGCGCGTCGCGCGCCCTGATCAGCGCCATCGCTCGAAACCTGGGCGTTGACGAGGACCGGGCCATCGCCGCCTACGAAGACGCCTTCTATTATTTGTGGCGCGAGCGGCGCTTGCCCACCAACGTCGACCCGCACGACGCCCGCCTGGACGACGAACAGGATCGCGCGCGCCTGGCCCGCGTCTTCGAACAGGGCCTCGACGCCGTCGTCGGCCACGCCTTACCGCTGCGCGCGGCGCCGGCGGCCGACGGTTCGATCACCTTTCACAGCGGGCCCTGGTTCCTGCGCGGCGAGCGCCTGTATCTGTTGCCCGGCGATTCGCCGCTGGGGCTGCGCCTGCCGCTGGATTCGCTGCCCTGGGTGGCGCCCGAGGCGCGCACCGTGTTCTACGACGCCGATCCGTTCGCGCCGCACCCGCCGCTGCCGCGCCCGGCCCCGCCCAGCGTCGTGCGCCTGGCCATGCCGCAACCGGCGCGACGCGCGAACGGAGCCGCTGCCACCGGCGCCTCCGCCGCAGCGCGATCCGCCGCCGCCAACCCGCCGGCGCTGCCGCCTGCCCGTGGATCGTCGGCCGACAATCTGGTCCGCACCGCCCTGTGCGTCGAGCCGCGCGCCGGGAAGATGCACGTCTTCATGCCGCCGCTGGAAAGCCTGGAGGCATACCTGCGCCTGGTCGCCGCCGTCGAGCAAGCCGCCAGCGACGTCAACACGCCGGTGCTGCTGGAAGGGTATCCACCGCCGCGCGATCCGCGCCTGGGCAACTTCGCCGTCACGCCCGATCCCGGGGTCATCGAGGTGAACATTCATCCGGCCACGTCGTGGACCGATCTGACGGCCAACACCACCGCCTTGTACGAAGAGGCGCGGCAGACCCGCCTCGGCACCGAGAAGTTCATGCTCGACGGACGGCACAGCGGCACCGGCGGCGGTAACCACGTGGTCCTGGGCGGCGCGACGCCGGCCGACAGTCCTTTCTTGCGGCGGCCGGATCTCCTGCGCAGCTTCATCGGCTACTTTCTCAATCACCCGTCGCTGTCGTACATGTTCTCCGGCCTTTTCGTCGGCCCCACCAGCCAGGCGCCGCGCATCGACGAGGCCCGGCAGGAAAGCGTCGACGAGCTGGAGATCGCCTTTCGCCAGATCGACGAGCGCGCGGCGGGCGCGCCCACGCCGCCCTGGCTGGTCGATCGCATCTTCCGCCACCTGCTGGTCGACGTCACCGGCAACACCCACCGCGCCGAGCTGTGCATCGACAAGCTGTTCAACCCCGACAGCGCCAGCGGCCGCCAGGGCCTGCTGGAGCTGCGCGCCTTCGAGATGCCGCCGCACGCGCGCATGAGCCTGGCGCAGCAGCTGGTCCTGCGCGGGCTGACGGCGCGGTTCTGGAACAAACCCTACCGCGAGCGCCCCATCCGCTGGGGAACGGCGCTGCACGATCGCTTCACGCTGCCCTTCTTCGTCGAGCAGGACCTGGGCGAGGTGATCGATGATCTGCGCCAGGCTGGCTTTGCTTTTTCGCCCGACTGGTTCGCCGCCCACCACGAGTTTCGTTTTCCGTCGTGCGGCTCGATCGCCGCCCGCGGGATGACCCTGGAGCTGCGGCAGGCGATCGAACCTTGGATGGTTCTCGGCGAAGAAGGCGCGGTGGGCGGCACCGCCCGCTACGTCGACTCGTCGCTGGAGCGCCTGCAGGTTTCGGTGAAGGGGTTCACCGACGATCGGTTCCTGGTGGCCTGCAACGGGCGACGCGTGCCGCTGCACCCGACGGGAACCAGCGGACAGATGGTGGCCGGCGTGCGCTTCCGCGCCTGGCAGCCCCCCAGCGCCCTGCACCCGCGCATCGGCGTGCACGCGCCGTTGACCTTCGACATCATCGATAGCTGGAATCAACGATCGATCGGCGGCTGCACCTACCACGTCTGCCACCCGGGCGGCCTGGCCTTCGACAAGCTGCCGCGAAACGCCCTCGAGGCAGAAAGCCGCCGGGCCGCGCGCTTCTTCAAGATCGGCCACACCCCCGGCACGCCCGAACGCAGCGTGACCACCCGCGACGAACGGGCCTCGCGCGACTTCCCGCTGACCCTGGACCTCCGCCGCTAA